In Mus pahari chromosome 16, PAHARI_EIJ_v1.1, whole genome shotgun sequence, the DNA window cgcctgtctctgcctcccaagtgctgggattaaaggcgtgcgccatcacacccggcGTTAGTGTCTACTTTTATTAATGTGTGCCTTCCCTCTCTTAGTTTGGGCAATGGTTTTATCAGGTTTGATTATCGTTTTAAGTAACTCGCTCTGCTTCTTTAACCCTTCAAGTTACTCTTGGATTCTAGATCATTGATTCCAGGTTTGATCTTTATCATACCTTGTCACCTGATGTTTTCGGGTTCTGTGACCTTGGAGTGCATCTCGGGTTGTTTGACGTGGCTCTGATTTTGTGATATAGGAATTTGTAGCGATATGCTTTCCTCCTAGAcctgtttctaattttaaataatcTGCTCTTGTCAGGTGTTGTCAGCGGAACCCCCAAGCAGCTTGCaggcaagggaagggaggaggggacgATGCAGCTGGAGCGGGAGGCCAGCCCCCCTGAAGAGGTGACCCTCACCGATCATTACATGATCCTCAGGACCCTGGGCAAAGGCAGCTTTGCCGAGGTGAAGCTGGCCTGCCACCTCCACACAGGGGTTTGGGTGGCTGTCAAGGTCCTGGAAAGGGGTGAGAAGAATGACTCTGTTATCATGACTGAAATCGACATCATTAAGTCCCTGGACCACCCAAATATCATCAAGCTGTTCCATATCATTGAAACCAGAGAGCACACATACATGGTGATGGAGCATGCTGCTGGGGGAGACCTGGTGAGCCACATCGAGAAGGTGGGCTGTCTGCAGGAGGAAGAGACCCACCGCATCTTCACACAGATGGTGTGTGCCGTCAACTACTGCCACGAGAACAGCATTGCACACAGGGACATCAAACCGGACAACATCCTGCTGGATGGCAGAGGGAGTGTcaagctgtgtgactttggccTGGCCATCAAAGTCACATCCGGGCAGAGGTTCAAGGGGTTCTGCGGCACCCTGGAGTATTGTGCTCCGGAGATTTTCACTGACGTGGAGTACGATGCGCAGGCGAATGACATCTGGAGCTTGGGGGTGGTTTTGTACACGATGGTGACAGGGCGCTTCCCATTTGAGGCAAAGACCTATTCCCAGATGAAGGAGAAGATGCTGAACCCCAAGTACTCCATCCCACCCATGCTCTCGCCACACATTGCAAACCTCATCGTGCAGTTGTTCACTGTGGACCCAGACCAGAGGCCCAAGATCTGTGACATTATGCAGCACCAGTGGCTCAGGGGCGGTGAAGACCTTTCCAAACTGGCATCTTCCTTGGAGGCATGTCCCAGCAACCCAGCCCCCAGCATTGTGGTGGCTATGTGGGCAATGGGTTACAGTGCCAAGGACATCAGGGACTCTTTAcgtgaaaaaaaattcaataacaTCATGGCAActtatctaattttaaaacacCAGTCACCCTGGGGGGACAACACTGGGCACCAAACGAAGCCTGTGCCACATGTTGCCATGATACCCAAAGGCCCGCCCACTTTCCATCTCTCCCTAAAGAGGACAAGGAGCGAGTCTGCTCTTCACATCTTCACCCTGACAACCAGAGGCCATGTGGCTGACAATGCCAAGCTTTCAAGGAAGAAGGGCGGCAAACGTCCCAGCATGCCAGACGTCCCGTGCTGCCAGCGGATGAGAACTCTTCTTTCTGACACACATCCCTGGGACGTTCCCGTAGCTGCTCAGCTCATGAACAGCAGCTTTTGGGAGACCAGCATGACCTCCAAAGGTGTGTCCTTAGATAACACATCCTCAGAGGATATTTTTTCTGAAATACCCTACAGAGCACCCCACCCACCACGCACCCAGAATATGCCATTTGGAAAGAACTCTGGGGACGCAGCCTGGAATGTGACCGCCAACGGCATATATGAGAATAACAGGCGTGAGTCCCATCAGGAAACATCTTCTGGAGAAAAGTTCTCAGGTGCCCAAGCGCAGAGCTCAAAGACAGGCTCTTCCCACAGTCTACACCAAGGCTGGAAGAGGGTTAAGAGGAGGATGGGGAATTGTGTGCGGAGACTATGCTGTTGCCTGCCAGCCCAATAAACAAGCCAGGTTTTCCAGAAGAAAGTGACTCCAGTGGAGGGGGAAGGCAACGGAGTCACACAAAACGTGGTACGTGGGGTGACAAAGGTGGACCGgggcatttattatttatgtatttctacTGCCACTTACAATTGGTCACATGATAACTATGCCGTTTGTGGGGCATTCAAATGAACACCTCCGTGAGTTCAGAAGGCACAACCCCAAAGCATCACCTGCTAGTGTGAGCTGAAAGGGTGTAGTCAGAGACTGCCAGCCGAGGGTGAGAGGCTGCAGAGGCAGTGGGAAGGGGTTGTCTAAAGAGGTCACATGCTCAGAAGGGgggactcagtgggagagctGTGTCACAGCAGTGTGAGCCACAGTCAAGTCCTGTGTTCTTGGAAGTCATtgagagagtctgtgtgtgtctgtctgcttttAAGCGTTGGGCCTCTGTGTACGCTGACGATGGGGATGGAGATCAGCCTCTTACAGACTGAGACAGCTGCACCAGGAGCCACGTAGGAGGGGCAAGTGGCGGTGTGACTGCACGTCCATCACAGAGGCCTCTGTCCTACCATGGAGGTAAGCAAACAGGAAATCTGAGGGATGAAGGCCTGGGGCTAGACTTCCACAGTGGCCTGCTCAGAGCAAAAGTGTGAGCCAAAAGGATGGCCAGAGCTGCCTAAGGGCAAGAAGCCCCCTTGTGCCCcattggggaggagaggggaggcaaGAAGAAGGCATTTGCCAAGAGAGACACACAGCTTTCTGCTCTGCAGGTCTGTCTTTCCCTTTCAGGTTTCTGGGCCCCGTGAGGTAGTTTTTCATGTGGGGGAAGAGGAACCTGTGATCCTAGGTTGGCAGATGGCCCTGATGGGCTATGTGGGCTAACAGGATGGATGTGGTTTTAGCTCCATGGGGTTCCTGTACCCAGGGACTTGGAGCAGAGCCTAGCTTGGGAACCCCGATCTGTGCAGTGTCCCCAAGGTCAGCTGCACTGCCTCCCTGACTTCCCCTGACTGCTATTGCTTTTGCTACATGTCCCATGTCCCCGATTCCCTCCCAAGCCAGAAGACTGGACCCCCACTGCATGCTGGTCCAACAAATCAAGAAAGGAAGGGCTCTTTTGtatgatgacttttttttttttaaatttatcacaACCAAGTCTGTCTTTTGCCTGACAGGACAATGCCAGCAAGccgaagagaaaaaaataaatgtctgtccGTTTGGCTGGGCCTCTGAGTTGACACTCTGCTTCAGAAAGGTGAGTGGGCCTTGCCAGGCCTGTGGCACAGTGGTCTCATGCAGCACTGCTGGTAGCTACTGAACTCAAGTTATCGCCAGTGCTCACCTTCGGGGCCAGGCCAAGATGGAAACCTTGATCAGCACTGGGCTGGGAGTTTGAGCCAGTCACATCAGCTGTGttcttgttgtgtgtgtgtgtgtgtgtgtgcgcacgcgtgcatgTGTTGTCTGCTGTGCTGTAGGCACCTTCCGAGTGGAGCGCTTCTCCCTGAATGCAGAGCAGGGGAGCATAAGGCTACCGAGGCCAGGCTACCTTGATCCCAATCACAGCTGTTACCTCCCCTGCCTTACAGAGAGGAGCAAATGTTACTGAGAGAGAAGGCAGTGGTGCAGCTTTGGAGGGACCCTGGGGCCATTCGGGCAGGTAGTAGGTAGCACATCTCCTCTctgatcctgtccccagctcagAGGAGAACCTTGTATTGACAAGGGTGAACAACCTCCCCCTGGTACCTATGTGGGCACGACAGCCGAAGAACATCTATTCTGCAAAAACAACTGGCATGCAGGGGTCAGCCATTCTTCAAAATAGCGAACCCAGACAAAGGCAATGCAGGCCTTCTTAGAGGGAACCAGAGAAACTCTCTAGAAGGACTAGGTAATCTCTAATGTGATTGGTAGGGGCCAAACAGTGACATTACTTTAACTTTGATTGGTTACTATGTTAGTTCTATATTTGGAGAGCAGGTTAAGTAATCAACATTTCACTGGTGGGTTCTAGGGAGGCCACAGAGGTCAGCTTCTGATTGGCTTGTGCCAGGaggtcagtggtctgcattcctatgttgTGAACGTTTAACCACAGGATGAGATAggactgcccagcacagatggcccatCCTTGACTATTTCCCCATTCTTGGGCTGTTCCTGGAACTGGTGACCTACTGCCTAGTTCCTGGGACCAGTGGCTTTCTTTCTGAAAtcaatggagacaaatggggtttatgcTGTCCTGTCACCAGTGGCCACCAAATCTATCTTCTTTGGATTCCAGAACCATGAAAACAGGTGAGCCTCACAGCCTAGCACAGGAAACAGGTCAGAGATACTGAACAGCTGGCTCATGGGGCCAGAACAGGTTTAGGTGAGCAGGTAATTACTGAGTCAGGCCTTTAGTCCTACTGTGTATTCATGATGCCAAGGCCCGGGCAAGGAGGAGCTGTGTCTTTTGGCTCCCAGTCACGTGTCAGGCTCCCAGGAAGCTCAGTCCAAATGAACCATGGGCTCTCACACCAGCTAGTAGTCTGCCAAGAAGATGGTGGGTCTCGGGGATGCAGAAGAGACACTACCCAGGAGGTAGTGACTCTTGGTGACTTCCTATGGCATGGTTGTTGTCTATCTCTGCTGTTCTGGAAAGTGTtgttgcctttgcttcctgagagAAGTAGTCAGCTGAGGAATGAGCCCACGAAtccagcacccacacccacagtttGCACATCTCTCACTGCTGGAGGGAGCAGGTGGGGTTACCTCATCCTATGGTATTACAGTCACGTCCACCTCACTGGGGAGGACAGCGAGTCTCAGGGATGCTTGGTAGCTTACTCTTCAGGATAAAGGATGTTTGGTCAGGGCAGCTTGAGTTGTGAGCCACACCTTTTAGCCCCAGCCCAGTATGGCAGCAACTTTCTCCTCTCGATTCTGTAGCTGTTCCACATGCTCTGTTGTGGAAGATTATTTTCAGGGTGTCTTCAACCTGCTCAGCTGCACAAGTGTGAGGTGAGCAATCAGAGAACAGAGTGCCCAAGTCTAGGTACTGTGGATCTGGAGCTGTTCCTGCTCATCTGTTCATAGAGCCGCTGCCGGAGCTGCAGCAGTTCCAGGCAGGCCAGTTCACTCTTCCAGACAGAGGGCTCCGAGCTGGCCTTGCTGGTGTATTCAAGCCAGAGAAGCAGCAGTTCTGTattaaagaaagcacaaaggaaaCCTATACAGGCACTGTAGTCCCCTTTAACCCCAATGCCATGTGTAACAAACTTGCTGTTCGCTGAAGAGTCCATAGACGGTGGCCCTGGAGAATGTGGGGCTTTCTGCCCTCTCCTCCATTTGTCTTGAGTTCCCTTCCTTTAAGTACTTGGTTACTTCTTATAACATGACATGTAGACAGGAGTTTTCTGACCTGAGCCTGTGCTCCCCACTGTTACCAGTGATAACAGAGAACACCTCCCATCTTCCCTTTTAGCAAGTTCCTGAGgccctgagcatgctcagtgttGTCCTGGGTGATGATGTGGTCTCTCTTCCAGCATCCAAGCAAAGACCCGAGCCTCTTCCAATTCTCCACAAAGTCTGGGGTCTGCAGGTAGGTCCTCTTGGGTAGGCTTCCCAGTGCCCTTGATTTGATCCTGTGTATATTTCACATTGCAGGGTCACTCACATCTGTCTGACCTCACAAATGCCCCAGAAAACCTGTTTGAGCAGTCTAAGAAAGTGTTTCAGTGGAGGCTTGAGAAGTGAGTGCATGTCTGTGCCCCGTTGCTGGACTGGCTCTCCTGAGGACAGTGACCATGGACTCCCAGTTCCAGGCCACAAATGCTAATGTGAAGATGGAAACTCCCAGTTCCAGGCCACAAATGCTAATGTGAAGATGGACCTCCAGGTACTCTCGCTGGTATCACATAGATAGAATTTGCAATACAAAAAATGCTGTGGTCCTGAAGTAGAAACCCAATATAATTTGCATTTATAACAATGTAATGCATGCCTGAGAGAAATCTAAAGGGATATAGAGTCTTAGATGCCCTTCTTCTTTGGCAGCACAGTTGTTCAGGCGACATCTTTTGAATTTCATCTGTAGACTTAGCAGAATGACAGTCTGATGCCCAACACATCACATGGAGCAAGCCACTAGGCTTAGACCAAGAAGAGATGGCAGGCGATAGAAGTGAGTCCTCAAGATTGTGCCCTTGAGCTTCCAGCACTTACCAAGAGCCTCAGTGACACAGCAAGTGCTAAGGGGAAAGGACAGAGACCTGACACATGGAAGTGACCATGGAGCCCAGCCGCAGACCCACCTAAATGACTAAAACAGTTTCACATGGAAGCTGTTAAAGTCATAGAAGAAGCCGTTCTTGGAAAGTAGAAAGCCCAGAGCTGCCATCCCCACTCCATGTACACTGCTGGATGTGAGCACATCCTGCCACTGTCCCATGAACGCTGCTGGGCACCAGGCCTTGCAGGACACCCCACATTGCCCCAGTACCCACTGCAGGCCCTAAGGGACTCACCCACTTCTATCTCATTTACACTGTTTGGTGTCAGGTTTTGGCTGAGACATGTCTCCCCTCTTACCcacatgtactggctagttttgtgtcaacttgacacagctggagttatcacagagaaaggagcttcagttgaggaaatgcctccatgagatccagctgtaaggtattttctcaattagtgatcaagggagaaaggccccttgtgggtgggaccatccctgggctggtagtcttgggttctataagagagcaggctgagcaagccaggggaagcaagccagtaagtcacatccctccatggcctctgcatcagctcctgcttcttgacttgcttgagttccagtcctgacttccttggtgatgaacagcagtacggacgtgtaagctgaataaaccctttcctttccaactgcttctcggtcatgatgttgtgcaggagtagaatccctgactaagacaccacaaCAACCCCCACTCTTCCTAGGTATCAAAGTCTCTGCTGCCTGTCCACACCTGCTCCTCTCAGCAAACATAGGACTCAGGACCTGTGGGGCATGTCTTCCCTTTGCTGACGCTTCCCAGTAGCACTGCCAGTTAAAGGCTCTACTTGACATTTCCTCCCCCAGTGTTCTGCTAGGTATTAAGCCCTGCTGGAcaccctcctccagccccataaaCCCTCTTGTCTGTCTCAGGTCCTGTTGGACATTGCCctaaatgttgaacatttcctgccatgctccccagTGCAGCACCTCGTTGCCCCTAAAATGCAGTTGCTTTTCAGACCATGCTGAACACCCTGTTTCTGCCCTGCAGTGTATGTGGAGGCACAGTGGGGTGGACTGCAACAAGGCCTGGCACCCAGCAGTGCCTGTGTGGTGCCAGTGACAGGGTAGGGGAGAGGGAATCCATCATTACTAGCAGGGTGGTGGGCTACAGAGCTTGACCCCTAGCAATGAATGTGGGCTTCGCCTGCATCAAGGCAGGGGGATGCTATCTATCATGGTCTGGTACCCAGATGTGTATGTGGGTAGTGTTGCAGTTAGGGTAGGAAAAAACAATATCTAGAATGTATATATTCCAGTGCCAGAGGGGTGTATAGCAGTGTACATTGAATGGAAGCAGGACTGGGGTGCCTAGCAAGATCTTACATATAGTACTTAACATGGGATGGAGGCCAGGGGTGAATATGAACGAGGCACTGATGGATTCCTTGTCCCTGGCTGCCAGTCCCTCCCCCATTGCTATGTATCAGGCTCTACTGAatacccctccccacctctaTCCAACATACAAGTCAAGGTATCTTGTCCTCCTGGACAACCCCTTTGCCGTGTCATATGTGCTACTAGGTTGAGGCCTTGGTGGTACCCACTATAACTCTTCAGTCACCTCTAGCAATCAGGCTCTGCTGGACACTTACTACACCCACATAAACACTGTTAGGTATCTTGAGTTTCTGTACACCACCCACTCCACCAGACATACAATGCTCAGTCAGTATTGAGCCCTGCTCAACAGCACCTTCCATGGTCCCACACACATTGCTAGGTGACAAGAcatttcctggggagacacaacaTTCACAGCTACTCATCCCAGATAGGGATCCTCTGACAGACCCAAGTATGGATATGACCAAAGGATGGATACAACCAAAGTCccacttggtgaaccagtgagttttctTGGTGTTACTGACAGGGATATGGGctacttacaggaacagaaatgactcaaaggcagccaGCTGTATCACCAAAGCTCACCTCAGCATGGGTGACTGCTGGGGGCCAGCTAGGGTATCCAGGTACTGAGGCAGGCAGTGGAAAAGGGGAGTATGGAATTGGTGGGTGTGCCCAAAAGCTGCTTACTTTTGGTCATTTCTGCTTTAACTCTTTGCTGTTCTGTGGTCAAAAGCTGCTGGCTTCTGACAACCTCATGCCTGCTGATAGCAGTaggggattaagaaaaaaaaaaaaaacgtgggctggagagatggctcagcaagtaagagcactgactgcccttccaaaggtcctgagttcaaatcccagcaaccacatggtggttcacaaccatctgtaatgagatctgatgccctctactggtgtgcctgaagacagcaacagtgtactcatatacatagaataatttttaaaaaaaggcttaGTTATCTGAGCTCTTTTCTCTGGTTCAAGGGCCCCTCTCTGGCTAGGCAAGAGAATttgttaactctttgtgagccagagggaaaagaaagaaagggagaaagtcattcacacacacacacacacacacacacacacacacacacactgacacttTGGCCTGGCCTGATCACCTGCTTCATCAGTTCCATAAGtgttcatgcatacttacatacatacatacacatatacctatacacatgtatgtacatgcatatagacagacatatacatatatacatttggtggGAGGAGCAGAACCTCCATaatatatttcttctctctggcaatttataccttcttagacaaaagttcttttaaaaaatcacctcagagataaaatgttacacaaaggggagttacagaaggatgccCGTAGTAAGTTCTAAGCAGTGTTTCATCCTGTAAGTGCATTATAAATTCAGAGCAACAGTTtcccatggccttgctttatcacaGTGCGCACCTGTGTCTCCATCCTTgcacctgacctagaatgaatgtttttctttgatcACAAATCTGCCCCAAGCCTGTTTCTCTTCTTAGTGTAACGTATGAAAACGCACTGTATTCCTTATTCTGCAGCCTTTGCTTACCATTCTACGAGgagggggcacattctattctcgatactaactttattacatctctCTGGTATAACAACtcaaaccatctccttaaactttcttcctaaaattatttgaatcaaatcaggaattttaTAAAGTCACTGATTCATCTAGACAGCATTAATTTATAAAAgtacatcttcatgttgatctgcaggaactTCTCATGAGATTCCTTcgacttcttgccacttctgctgCCTCGCCTTgggccttgcagtttcttcaggattgaactgaAGCTCCTGAATCCTATTTAgggtttgctatgggactgaactgctggcattctgacaatgaagatttCTGAACAGGTCTACTTACCCCATGTTCTAATAACATCCCCCCCGCCagtacctctggtgggtggtgggctagaggagaggttgaacccttattaaattAGGTTGGAAAAATTTATGGCTACAATGTTCATTCATATGAAGATCAATAATGAAAATGAGCAAATTTGACAAGTAAAAATACAGAATGtacaaattgagaaaaaaaaggaataccaggaagtggaatggagttAATTCCGGTGTTCaaggaaataaacagattaaCAAAAGGCCTTTATGTTAAATGGAATAAAGAGACTGGTGACCTCAGGGTGAGACCCCAGCCAGCATGCTGTGAGTAGCCAGTGAAGTCACCTCTGGCCATGGTTAGGTCCTGGCCCATGCTGCCACCCAggaccatgtctgggtccatggccctgAAACTATGGTCCTTTGTTACCACCAAAGGGCAAGCAGACATCCGTGGTCTAGGTTGCCACCGGGGGTCATGTTGATGTTTGAGGGTTGTGCAGAGCTGTCCCACCCCTCAccggagagctggccctgccccttgccaaCTGCAGTACTTGGAGagtgtttccccacccccacccctccttgcCCAGGAAGCACGGTAGAGCTCCCTTTAGATGGAATAAAGGGAATGGTAGTTAACATTATGGTTCTGAAAAGTCAAATCACCCTCGCTCTGTCCTCTTCACCCCTACTAGGCTCCATTAGCCTTCTCTATTATCTGCACAGCTTGCCTACTGGGCCACAGCCCCTCAGATGGCCACCCACACAGTTTGGCAATTTTGTAGCACTCAGGGATGCCTAAGATGCCTCTGCAGGCAGAGACTCTGTGAGGCTACTGCTAGCAATCGCCCACCAGACACCTGCTGAGATGGTGGTCTGTGGAACTGAACCCAACTAGCAGGCTTCTGACTTAAGGGAATGGCCCCACGCCCTGGCCAAGAGTTCCTCTCAAGTCTTGTAGACTCCCTTTTCTTTGGATTGGACAGTGTTCAGTCCTTTTACTGTAAGCAAATACTCGACAGACACATGTATTGTCTTCCCACATTAAGATTTGGATTAGAAgtagatcttcccacttcaaatttaGCAGAAATTCCTCACGGGTGTGCCCTCTGTTTGGGAGGGGGTTTTAGTTAGTTCTAGATTATTCAGTCTGACAAGATTAATCATCATAAGCCCACcccttttcaacttgacacatgaTCATGTCTTCCTATGCCATGactaatttccaaatgaaaacaacatcCAGGTCATATTTAACCAGCTCATAATTATTTCTAATGTGATATAACTATCCGTCATACAACCACAAACATATTATAAATTTAGGATAGGTGGCAATGTCTGGAGGGACATTCTTTTAGTACCTCACATTTAAATATAACCATTGATATTCTCTTAAATGATGTTAGGTCACATGataaagacattgaagaaaatgtcttatttaaaacacaaattatcTGTACAAACACACCCAtaacaaaatacaacagaaacTCTCATGTCAGTTATAATCCTCTTTTCTACAACTGGTCATGGGGCCTTAGCTGATATTTATAGCTATCTACCTCCCTCTACTACCCCATTCTGTATTCCTCTACCCTTggcaagcacctcagcaggtcttaGCTCTTCCTGATCCAGTGATCTATACCCATTCTTTTAAAACTGTACAAAGTTCCATACTAAATCTAGAATCTTCACTCAGAGGGGCCCATGTCAATAAATGTAACCTTAacctggtttcttttccttccaccattatcTCACACCATTAAAATCCAGTCCCACAGATATTGCTTGAGCTCCCCAGAcgtctgcttgaatgaattaacAAACTTATTAAGCTCCTTAGTAGGGTAGTTCCCTTCCTCATGGTCTACACTTTCTATGTCCTCTCTAGATGCTGGCTTTGCATTAAATATGGTTAGAGGTTTAGAGGCAACTATTGGTGGGCTTGGGGGACATTAGTACAGTCTTACCTGACATTTTCTTAAGAgaaagtcactgctggtttaTAAGACAAAGATTAATTTCCTCAGTCACAGTTGAAGATGGCAATCTTTTAAAGGGTGGGGCTGAGCGTAGAGAGCCTGTTTCTTCAGGTCAGataaacccttgagaatctgagggTTCAAAATTCTCATCTTCAATAGGATCTTTGTATCCCAAGTTTTGGATCTCATTCTTTACCAGTTAATGCTCTTATTTTAACTCTGAAAACCTCTAGAGTTGGGACTTGAAATTTTGCTGTTTCTATCAACTTTATAATGAGGGTTTAGGCCTGATTTTCTGCAGCTTGGGTTGTGTGACTgttggagagaagattctcttccaaGGTACACTTAGAAACCTTTTGACTATTTATGTGCATCTGGATCTGGACAATTTTATCACTAAGTTCACTGTGGTTTTTCATGGCGCATATCTCTGTCTTTTGTCAGTTTATCCAGAGATGCTAAGAGCAACCAACCAGCAccatcattttccttattttttcacAAACTGTCAGAAGTTTTAAACCCAGAGTCACCAAATATGTTGCCACCCTCAACTGATGAATCAGGATAATCAAATGCATTTATCTCCTTACGTTTGTAGTATAGTTCACACCACGGGCTTTCGGTATTCTCTAAGATCCTGGGAGAGGCTTCAGTAACTGTATGTGTTGGCAAACTGGAAAGACTATTCCAGATATTTAAGATTTACTCATATACTTTTGTCATTTTAGAACCACATGTCTGGTGCCAAAACGaacatctctatctctctgtaaCTGTCTATcagtccgtctgtctgtctgtctgtctgtctatttaggATTTATTTGAATGACTTATAGGTTGTGGTCCAGTTAATCCAACATTGCCTGGCAATGGATGGAAGGTCCAGGAATCAATcagttgctcagtccacaaggctggatgtctcagatGACCTTTAGTACACGCTGGAATCCAGAAGTAGGCTGTAATGCTAGTGagggaatggacttgctagcaagggGAGAGCAAGTAAAGAGCAGAAGCTCCCTTGGTCCATGTCTTTATATTGGTTTCCAGCAGAAGGCATGACCAAAATTAGACCTGGATCAAAGCTATGTATCAAATGTATGTCTTTGTACCTAAAAGAGCTGGATTACAAGTCAGCACCGAGCCCAATAGCCATTAGAGAAGCTTttggatgaagagagagagagtgagttagaGATCTCCATCGGGGTTCACTTTTTGGAGCTCAGGAATCCCttcagaagagggggaagaagaattgtaggagccagagggttgGAGGACACaggccacagaatcaactaagcagggctcatagggctctcagagactgaggtgGCAGTTCCCTGAGCCTGCATGgatctgtgctaggtcctctgcgtATATGGTATGGTCATTAGCTTGGGGATTTTTTGGGACTCGGAACCGTGAGAGTAGGAGTGTCTCTGGCCCTCtcacctgctcttgggacccttttccttccATTGGATTGCCTCACCCAGTCTTGATATGAGGCTTTGTGCGTAGTCTCATTATATCTTTTTATGCAAAGTTCAGTCAGTATCTCTGAGAGGCCTGcctttttttctgaagagaaacagaggagcaATGTatctggaggagagaggaagggggctgggaggcgtggagggaggagaaactgcagttggaatgtattgtatgagagaagaagtGCAAAAGAAGTAGATCCTCCCACTGCAAATTAAGCAGAAATCTCTCCCAGGTGTGCCTGCCACTTTTGGATTTTAATTTCAGATGTAGTTaattctagatatagtcaagttgacatcagAACATATAGTATGAATCttgtttctatgataaaatataaacttttctATGATAAACttttataatagtaataatatgcAGACTTATAGAATGACCTGAA includes these proteins:
- the LOC110333695 gene encoding sperm motility kinase X-like, translated to MQLEREASPPEEVTLTDHYMILRTLGKGSFAEVKLACHLHTGVWVAVKVLERGEKNDSVIMTEIDIIKSLDHPNIIKLFHIIETREHTYMVMEHAAGGDLVSHIEKVGCLQEEETHRIFTQMVCAVNYCHENSIAHRDIKPDNILLDGRGSVKLCDFGLAIKVTSGQRFKGFCGTLEYCAPEIFTDVEYDAQANDIWSLGVVLYTMVTGRFPFEAKTYSQMKEKMLNPKYSIPPMLSPHIANLIVQLFTVDPDQRPKICDIMQHQWLRGGEDLSKLASSLEACPSNPAPSIVVAMWAMGYSAKDIRDSLREKKFNNIMATYLILKHQSPWGDNTGHQTKPVPHVAMIPKGPPTFHLSLKRTRSESALHIFTLTTRGHVADNAKLSRKKGGKRPSMPDVPCCQRMRTLLSDTHPWDVPVAAQLMNSSFWETSMTSKGVSLDNTSSEDIFSEIPYRAPHPPRTQNMPFGKNSGDAAWNVTANGIYENNRQPLPELQQFQAGQFTLPDRGLRAGLAGVFKPEKQQFCIKESTKETYTGTVVPFNPNAMCNKLAVR